DNA sequence from the Methanolobus psychrophilus R15 genome:
CTGGACCTTACTTCCTGGATAGCGATCCTTGTGTCCTCTTCTGCAAGCTGACCCTGATAAGCGCCTTCCCCAGTACATGTGTCATAGGGCTCCCCGTCAGAGAGCAGCATCATTATTTTTGTCCTTGCGTTGACCTGTTCAAGCTTCGTGATGGAATGCCTGATGGCAGGCCCCAGCCTGGTATTGGCTACAGGTTCCAGAAGGCTTATCCTGCGTGCCACATCTCCTGAGAGTTCCTCTTCGAATTCCTTAATGACAAAATATTCTACATCTTCTCGGGTATTGCCTGAGAAAGCGTATATTGCGTATTTGTCCCCTATGCTCTCAAGTGCCTGTATCATCACAATTAGTGCGTCCTTTTCCACATCCACGATGCTTCTGCCGTCCATACCCAGTACCTTGCGAGTGGAAGCGCTGACATCCACCAAGAAAAGGGTAGCTACATCCCTTTCGTGCTTGTCCCACCTGATATACAACCTGTCCTCCGGGTTAATACCGCCCTTTTTGTCGATCAGTGCTTCTAGAAATGCATCAATATCGATTTCCGTACCATCGACCTGTTTGCGCATCCTGTGAAATGCCTCAGGTCTCATCCTGCTGAACACGCGCTTTATAAGGGCTATCTCGTTCCTGTAACGCTCGGAAGCATCCCTGTAATAGTCTGCAGACACGCCCACGGGCTCTACCTCTTTAACGGTGCACCAGTCAGTTTTATAATCACTGATGGAAGTGTCCCACTCATCGTACCTGTAACTTCCAAGTATCTTCCAGTCTTTGTCTTTAGCATAGCTGGATTTGCTCTTGACCTTTTCTTCTTTTGGTCGTTCCTTCTCTGCAGTCAGGTCTGTCTCACTTTCAGGGATAAACCTCTTGATCACATTCTCATATGCCCTGCTGGAAAGCGGTTCTTTATTGCCATAAGCTCCGAGGCCCATACCCCTGTACTCTATGTTCTTCAGGATCTCATACTCTCTTGCTCCAAGAGGTCCAAACTGGTTGTCAAGAATTTTATATATGTCAAAGGTGACTTCCAGACAGTCAAGTATCGATGAATCTTGCCTTAAGATATTTTTATCCAGGGAATTCCGCACATTCTCCGTCATCTCTGCCGTAGTTCCTGTAAGAGCAAAAGCAGGTTCATGACCTGTTGAGAGCCAGAGCAGTGCCTCCATGAACTTCTCAAGTCCATCCTCCGGCACCGGTCTTTCCATAAGCATCTGGTGCCTGATGTTTTCAAGGTCTGAACGGACACCTCTATAGGAATCCATGATCATGTACTCGACCCTTGCATCCTCCAGCACCCCTAGTATGCTTGCCGCCAGAGGTTCATTGGGAAAAAGAGCAACGATGTCCGATATGTCTACAGTGTCCGAGGAGTCCCGGACCTTCTCCAGATGTACCTGGTCCATATAGGTACCATCTTTCTCCCGGCCGTATTTTTCCATGATAGCTTCAATGAGTCCCGATGATTCCCGGGAAGGGATCTCCATGGAGCTGAACTGAACATGACCCACTTCGTGCATGACGCTTAGCTTATATATCCTGAAGTTATCATCAAAGCCACGATATTTCTTAATCCGCGGAGCGAGGTAGATAGTCCGGCCTGCTACAACCGGGTTGATAGTATCCGCATCCTCTTCAAGTTGCAGGACCTTACGTGAAAGGATGCTGAAGTTGACCCCAGAGAGCCCGAGTGCATAGTATCGAAGGATGGCGGCTACTTTTTGAAGAGCTACAGAACCTGTCAGTTCTTCTATGAAATCTCTTGAGCTTTTAGACCTCAGAGAAAAATACGGCCTTCCAAGGAGTGGATTATCATCCATTATCTTGATTCCGTTAAGGGCCCATTCTTCCAGTTCGCAGACACCGAGATCCTTCATGAGCATGGGGGAATGGGAGAAGTAGTCCACAGCCAGTTTTTGAGTGTGTTCATATACCCTGATCCCTGTGCCTGCCCATCTCCTTATATCCTCAACTCCGATCTTTTCAATCACCTGGGGGAGATTATCAAAAAAAGCCCCCGCTAGGAGCCAGTCCTTTTCAAGCAGGTTGCGTGAAGTCCTGAAAATATCACCATGATACGAAGGAGCTATTATTCTCAGGGATGAAACCGAATTTTTGAAATAACTGGATCCATAGGTTGAACTCTGCTCTGAGATTGCAATCCCTATGCTTACCCATTCCCCGAAGTTTTCCTTTTCAAGCATTTTAAAGGCATCAGGAGCGTTTTCAAAGTATTTTTCCAGACATTCAGGATTTACTAGCGCAAGTTTGGCTCCTGTATCCAGTAAAAGGGATCTTTCATCCCAGCCGAGATGATCTGAATTCCTTCCCATGCCCTTAAAACTGCCGTAAACATATGCACGAAAAGCATGCTTGTCAGAGAGTGTATCTATTCCTTTGTTCACCCAATCCTCGATCTCGTCCATTTCCAGGTAACTGAGTATCTCAGGACTCCAGTTCATAAAAGATACAGAAGCTTCTGTATCTCTTTTTGAAATCTCGGAGGCTATGGATGCCCATCTGTGCATATTCCGGTCATCAAGTTTCCCGATAGCATAAGGAGCGTTCCTGAACAGCGCAAGTATAGCCGTTCCTCCGTGAACAATGAACGCATCCAGCTCCTCCAGAACTATTCTCCTTCTATGAACAGGCACATCCGAAAGCACCCCAGGCGTCGCATTTATGATGTCCACTGCAGCTAGCCAGTATATTTTGAGAATACGTTCTATGATACCACACCATAGAACAAAGTCTTGGGCTGATAGCAGGGTCTGCAGAAGGGGCAGGTTCTTGAAATATTCCTCTGCAACGTTCACATTCGAGTCTGCAAAATCCCTGCCTATCGTAACTAACTGCTTGAAATTGTCAAAATCCGTTGAACCAACGACGACACCTGTGTATTTGAAATAAGCGATAGCTAGCCATTTACTTTTTTCTGCATAAGATATTCCCTTATCTGCCCATCTTTCAAGCAAAGGCAGGTCCCCTCTGCTAATGACGCCTGCTGAGGAATCAAAGAACCCCTCACAACAGGATACACTCAGGACAGACACTTTCTGTGCAATAAGGAGCCACTTATAGAAGTCCTCCTCAGCAAGAAGCCTGTAAACTCCAGGCGATGCTTTCAGGTAAGCCATGAGGACCCTTAGGCCCCTCTTCAACACCCTGGCCCCGGGAGTAAGGATAGCCTCGAGCTCATGCTTCTCAAAAGCCTCAAATCCTCCTGTCAGCCTTAAAATATCGGTGCTGTCCAGTTTTGGGAAGTGAGAGCTTATCAGTTCTGAAATCTCTTCTTCCGTGAGATGATCCAAAGTACCTGTATCCTTCCCCAAAGCAGCCTCTTATTCTATGATAGCTGATATTATTTCGTCGATACTCTTTTGCAGATCGGCATTATCGGTTATCGGCCTTGCCATCGCTGTCCTGCATGCTTCCCGTGGGTCAATTCCTTCATGTATCAGCTTGCCTGCATAGATCATAAGACGGGTACTTACTCCCTCTTCCAGGCCATGATGCTTGAAATTGCGTATTCGATGGCCTATTTCTACCAGGAACCCTGCCGTCCTTTCGTCTACCCCGCTTTCATGGATAACTATCTGCCTTTCAAGGTTCGCCGGAGGATAATCGAATTCTATTGACACGAATCGCTGCCTGGTACTCTGCTTAAGGTCTTTTACAGCACTCTGGTATCCGGGGTTATAGGATATAGCAAGCATGAATTCGGGTGATGCTTTCATA
Encoded proteins:
- a CDS encoding von Willebrand factor type A, which encodes MGKDTGTLDHLTEEEISELISSHFPKLDSTDILRLTGGFEAFEKHELEAILTPGARVLKRGLRVLMAYLKASPGVYRLLAEEDFYKWLLIAQKVSVLSVSCCEGFFDSSAGVISRGDLPLLERWADKGISYAEKSKWLAIAYFKYTGVVVGSTDFDNFKQLVTIGRDFADSNVNVAEEYFKNLPLLQTLLSAQDFVLWCGIIERILKIYWLAAVDIINATPGVLSDVPVHRRRIVLEELDAFIVHGGTAILALFRNAPYAIGKLDDRNMHRWASIASEISKRDTEASVSFMNWSPEILSYLEMDEIEDWVNKGIDTLSDKHAFRAYVYGSFKGMGRNSDHLGWDERSLLLDTGAKLALVNPECLEKYFENAPDAFKMLEKENFGEWVSIGIAISEQSSTYGSSYFKNSVSSLRIIAPSYHGDIFRTSRNLLEKDWLLAGAFFDNLPQVIEKIGVEDIRRWAGTGIRVYEHTQKLAVDYFSHSPMLMKDLGVCELEEWALNGIKIMDDNPLLGRPYFSLRSKSSRDFIEELTGSVALQKVAAILRYYALGLSGVNFSILSRKVLQLEEDADTINPVVAGRTIYLAPRIKKYRGFDDNFRIYKLSVMHEVGHVQFSSMEIPSRESSGLIEAIMEKYGREKDGTYMDQVHLEKVRDSSDTVDISDIVALFPNEPLAASILGVLEDARVEYMIMDSYRGVRSDLENIRHQMLMERPVPEDGLEKFMEALLWLSTGHEPAFALTGTTAEMTENVRNSLDKNILRQDSSILDCLEVTFDIYKILDNQFGPLGAREYEILKNIEYRGMGLGAYGNKEPLSSRAYENVIKRFIPESETDLTAEKERPKEEKVKSKSSYAKDKDWKILGSYRYDEWDTSISDYKTDWCTVKEVEPVGVSADYYRDASERYRNEIALIKRVFSRMRPEAFHRMRKQVDGTEIDIDAFLEALIDKKGGINPEDRLYIRWDKHERDVATLFLVDVSASTRKVLGMDGRSIVDVEKDALIVMIQALESIGDKYAIYAFSGNTREDVEYFVIKEFEEELSGDVARRISLLEPVANTRLGPAIRHSITKLEQVNARTKIMMLLSDGEPYDTCTGEGAYQGQLAEEDTRIAIQEVRSREMHFFCITVDNNPGEYLDNIFSDVGYTIIDDARVLPESLPLLYKRITT